One Shumkonia mesophila genomic window, CCCGAGATGGAGACCCCCAAGCTGGTCTGGCTGAAGCAGCATCTGCCCGAGACCTGGCGGCGGGCCGCCCGGTTCTTCGACCTCCCCGATTTCCTGACCTGGCGGGCGACCGGCGCCGATGTGCGCTCGCTTTGCTCGATCGTCTGCAAGTGGACCTACCTGGGCCACGAGGACCGCTGGGACGAGGCCTACTTCCGGGCCATCGGCCTGGGCGACCTGGCCGACGAGGGGTTTGCCCGCATCGGCCAAACCGTGCGGCCTTTGGGCGAGGCCATGGGCCAGGGCCTGAGCGCGGCGGCGGCCGGCGAGCTGGGCCTGGTTGCCGGCACCGCGGTCGGCGTCTCCATCATCGACGCCCATGCCGGCGGACTGGGTATGCTGGGGGCGCCGCTCGGCGGTACCCAGCCGACGACGGCGGACATGGAGCGGCGCTTGGCCCTGATCGGCGGCACCTCGAGCTGCCACATGGCGGTGTCGCGCCAGGCGGTGTTCGTGCCCGGCGTCTGGGGACCCTACTATTCGGCGATGGTGCCCAGCCTGTGGCTGCAGGAAGGTGGGCAGTCGGCCACCGGCGCCTTGATCGATCACGTGATCTTCAGCCACGCCGGAGCCGCCGGGCTCAAGGTCGAGGCCGAGCGGAGCGGGCGCACCGTCTACGCCCTGCTCAACGAGCGGCTCGACCGCCTAGCCAAGGACGTTGACTTCCCGGCGGCCCTGACCCGCGAGCTGCACGTGCTGCCTTATTTCCACGGCAACCGCTCGCCGCGCGCCGATCCCACCCTCAAGGGCGTGGTCTCCGGCCTGCGGCTCAACGACTCACTCGACGATCTGGCGCGTCTTTACCTCGCCGCGGTCCAGGCGGTGGCCCACGGCACCCGGCACATCATCGACACCATGAACGCCAAGGGTTACGCCATCGACACGGTGTTCGCCTGCGGCGGCGGCACCAAGAACCCGGTGTTCCTGCGCGAGCACGCCGACATCACCGGCTGCCGCCTGGTCCTGCCGAAGGAGCCCGAG contains:
- a CDS encoding FGGY-family carbohydrate kinase, with product MAACYVGVDVGTGSARAGVFDGTGRMLGQASRAIRLWRPEPDFAEQSSDDIWQACCVAVKGALAEAGINPGQVKGVGFDATCSLVALDDGGRPVTVSPSGKDEQNVVVWMDHRAIAEAARINAGGHKVLDYVGGTISPEMETPKLVWLKQHLPETWRRAARFFDLPDFLTWRATGADVRSLCSIVCKWTYLGHEDRWDEAYFRAIGLGDLADEGFARIGQTVRPLGEAMGQGLSAAAAGELGLVAGTAVGVSIIDAHAGGLGMLGAPLGGTQPTTADMERRLALIGGTSSCHMAVSRQAVFVPGVWGPYYSAMVPSLWLQEGGQSATGALIDHVIFSHAGAAGLKVEAERSGRTVYALLNERLDRLAKDVDFPAALTRELHVLPYFHGNRSPRADPTLKGVVSGLRLNDSLDDLARLYLAAVQAVAHGTRHIIDTMNAKGYAIDTVFACGGGTKNPVFLREHADITGCRLVLPKEPEAVLLGSAILGAVAAGAFESVLAAMAAMNGAGEVIEPAGGKVAAFHAAKHRVFHRMYDDFMAWRGMMRG